From one Desulfurobacterium pacificum genomic stretch:
- a CDS encoding radical SAM protein: MKYIFGPVFSRRLGISLGVDLVPYKVCSMDCLYCEVGRTSEKTLKRAEYVPFEAVKSELEDYLSFKPELDYITFSGYGEPTLYSRLGELIGWLKNNYSYSLALLTNSSLLYDDRVLEEIKTLDVVLPSLDAGCEETFRKLNRPVDGLTLKKVVEGIKKLMSVTSGEVWLETVFVKGVNDSEEEIERIGKLVHEISPHRWQLNTVVRPPAYNVQGLSYEELERIKEKVKYPKTEIVARSKTDRRKLPVKEIEKEIVALLSRRPCPASEIADALNLLQEEVDSIVSKLVREGKIIEINFGGEPYLKAVSDG; this comes from the coding sequence ATGAAATATATCTTTGGTCCTGTCTTTTCACGAAGGTTAGGCATCTCCTTAGGTGTTGATTTAGTTCCTTATAAAGTATGCAGTATGGATTGTCTCTACTGTGAAGTTGGAAGGACTTCAGAGAAAACGTTAAAAAGGGCAGAATACGTTCCTTTTGAGGCTGTTAAATCTGAGCTTGAAGATTATCTCTCTTTTAAACCGGAACTTGACTATATAACCTTTTCTGGTTACGGTGAACCAACGCTGTATTCTCGTTTGGGCGAGCTTATAGGTTGGTTAAAAAATAATTACAGCTATTCTTTAGCGTTGCTTACGAATTCTTCTCTTCTTTACGATGATAGAGTTCTTGAAGAAATTAAGACTTTAGATGTTGTCTTGCCGTCTCTTGATGCCGGCTGTGAAGAAACTTTCAGAAAGCTAAATAGACCTGTTGATGGGCTAACTCTGAAAAAGGTTGTTGAAGGAATAAAAAAGTTAATGTCTGTTACTTCTGGAGAGGTTTGGCTTGAAACGGTGTTCGTTAAGGGCGTTAACGATTCTGAAGAAGAAATTGAAAGGATAGGAAAATTGGTTCATGAGATTTCTCCTCACCGGTGGCAGCTTAACACAGTAGTTAGACCTCCTGCCTATAACGTTCAAGGATTGAGTTATGAAGAACTTGAGAGAATTAAAGAGAAGGTTAAGTATCCCAAAACAGAAATAGTTGCAAGGTCAAAAACGGATAGGAGAAAGCTACCTGTGAAGGAGATAGAGAAGGAGATTGTAGCTTTGCTGTCAAGAAGACCGTGCCCCGCTTCTGAGATAGCTGATGCGCTCAATCTGCTTCAGGAAGAGGTTGACTCTATAGTTTCTAAGTTAGTGAGAGAAGGAAAAATTATTGAAATAAATTTCGGAGGAGAGCCATACTTAAAGGCTGTTTCAGATGGCTAA
- a CDS encoding sodium-dependent transporter, protein MSQEIREHWGTRIGLILAMAGNAVGLGNFLRFPTQAADNGGGAFMIPYMIAMLLIAIPLMWTEWAIGRYGGSKGHGTTPAIFYLLWRNPIAKYIGAIGLFVPFIVLCYYIYIESWTLGYSVFSLLGLLPHPDPSLPQDQFLKPFAEFLKHYTQPSPIAYIFFLITVAFNAYILYKGVSGGIEKFAKVAMPTLFILAFILMVRVILLETPNGTAVQGLDFLWHPDFSQLSNPKVWLAAAGQVFFTLSLGFGAIITYASYIKRDDDIVASGLSAASLNELAEVILGGSIAIPAAVAFFGVMNAKAVAGSGAFNLAFVSLPAIFSNLTAGNLIGFLWFFLLFFAGATSSVAIAMPIVAFLEDEFGFKRKVAVTATVIFMFLVAQIPIFMPKALDEMDFWAGTFFVVLFALLEVIIFFWLFKPELAWEEINRGGLFKVPKFYFYVLRYITPLILFCNSFNLDGNYTSF, encoded by the coding sequence ATGTCTCAAGAAATCCGCGAACACTGGGGAACAAGAATAGGTCTCATTTTAGCTATGGCTGGTAATGCCGTTGGATTAGGAAACTTTTTGCGATTTCCAACGCAGGCAGCAGACAACGGTGGCGGCGCTTTTATGATTCCATACATGATTGCAATGCTCTTAATTGCCATACCTTTAATGTGGACGGAATGGGCAATAGGTAGGTACGGAGGAAGCAAAGGTCACGGAACAACCCCAGCAATTTTCTATCTTCTATGGAGAAATCCGATAGCAAAGTACATCGGAGCAATTGGCTTATTCGTTCCGTTTATCGTCCTCTGTTATTACATTTACATTGAATCGTGGACTTTAGGGTACTCTGTCTTTTCCCTTTTAGGACTCCTACCCCATCCCGACCCATCTCTACCGCAGGACCAGTTTTTAAAACCATTTGCCGAATTTCTAAAGCACTACACACAACCCTCACCAATTGCCTACATATTTTTCTTAATAACCGTTGCGTTTAACGCTTACATTCTCTATAAAGGTGTAAGTGGCGGTATAGAGAAGTTTGCCAAGGTAGCAATGCCAACTCTGTTTATCTTAGCTTTTATCCTGATGGTAAGAGTAATCCTTCTTGAAACTCCCAACGGAACAGCCGTTCAAGGGTTGGATTTCTTATGGCATCCAGATTTCTCCCAACTATCAAATCCAAAGGTATGGCTGGCAGCTGCAGGACAGGTGTTCTTTACCCTATCTTTAGGTTTTGGAGCAATCATTACCTACGCCTCTTACATAAAACGAGATGACGATATAGTGGCTTCTGGACTTTCTGCCGCTTCATTAAACGAATTGGCAGAAGTTATCTTAGGCGGCTCTATCGCCATACCAGCAGCAGTAGCTTTCTTCGGCGTTATGAACGCCAAAGCTGTAGCCGGAAGCGGTGCTTTCAACTTAGCTTTCGTTAGTCTCCCGGCAATATTTTCGAACCTCACAGCAGGAAATCTAATAGGATTTTTGTGGTTCTTCCTGCTATTCTTTGCAGGTGCGACTTCTTCTGTTGCTATAGCTATGCCTATCGTTGCGTTTTTAGAAGATGAGTTCGGCTTTAAGAGAAAGGTAGCCGTTACGGCAACGGTGATATTCATGTTCTTAGTTGCGCAGATTCCTATATTCATGCCGAAAGCGTTAGACGAAATGGATTTTTGGGCTGGAACGTTCTTCGTTGTACTTTTTGCCCTCTTAGAGGTAATAATCTTCTTCTGGTTGTTTAAACCTGAACTTGCCTGGGAGGAGATAAATAGGGGTGGTTTGTTTAAAGTGCCAAAGTTCTACTTTTACGTTCTCCGCTACATTACACCGCTTATTCTTTTTTGTAATTCTTTCAACCTGGATGGTAACTACACTTCCTTCTAA
- a CDS encoding AAA family ATPase — MIKLRSLKLKDFLSHQETEIDFSDETYVILGENASGKTSILRGIFFSIFGKDFVADKQEKLVNKNASRFSTSVRFLYRGREVEVRRGFSLYTRKSTAELLVNGRLAASGVKEVKKFIEETLNLDPHIFRNTVYVPQGEILSLFDLQKREKRQILNRLLGLDEIGETFERTKKFFRVMESFRNILLQEEENFQELEKEIEQSKVVVKEKEKKFKETQRTLKEEKELLKKQEDILQKLNEKEKNAALLKSEIENCEKRIEEVEKEKKGIEEKIGKIEQLKKELPALKEAIKILPPLHQIRQILTGVAEKKKDLVEKKKTLEKLTELNKELKDIETSLPELKKQLQEISEKLKGLTNLLPSVQKEIKEMEEKRREKLKLETQLLSIEKELKSAREKLLSLQSKPKLSEDKFTELKEKLRAVEKEESLKEAKLKELEKRLKELESLETNTCPVCLSPLSTEKRKELIKTSVEEIKQIRKEIETLKNKKEQLGKQLKEAEKILTKQKQEEALEREITLNVKNLELKAEQIKKSLQAIPVEESKIEKLQKRLEEIQKDVASLKEKEKFLELQIKEKEKRKEEIEKTIEQHDIKTLEREVKSLEESIQQALNEAKNIKQLWNLDVSSLQEVNRKVEELLKLKEEKDRIEGEIRSLPDYEKALKEKEETLTALKKRLNELQKQLKELNFNVEEYETMKETVKREREKVEALEKEASKLSGEISTYKKVIAEKEEKLKQREKLKSELARTEDTLRILKSVLEGLHPERGFLTQVRKELLPEISHYCSEFFEEFDFEFGDVTISEDLSVTARGLGGQLTLNEFSGGQQIAFALSLRFALAKYFSQRFDLLILDEPTIHLDQQRRQALTDLLQKLKTKIPQMIIVTHDPELEVVGDVVVKVEKVGGFSEVKVET, encoded by the coding sequence ATGATAAAGCTTCGCAGTCTGAAGCTAAAAGACTTCCTTTCACACCAGGAAACCGAAATTGACTTTTCTGACGAAACCTACGTGATTTTAGGAGAAAACGCTTCCGGTAAAACATCTATACTGAGGGGAATTTTTTTCTCTATATTTGGCAAAGATTTTGTGGCAGACAAACAGGAAAAGTTAGTCAACAAAAACGCTTCACGTTTTTCTACATCTGTTAGATTTCTCTACAGGGGAAGGGAAGTTGAGGTAAGGAGGGGATTTTCCCTATATACGAGAAAAAGCACAGCAGAACTTCTAGTAAACGGCAGATTGGCAGCATCAGGCGTTAAAGAGGTAAAAAAATTCATAGAAGAGACGCTTAACCTTGACCCTCACATCTTTAGAAACACCGTTTACGTTCCTCAAGGTGAGATTCTTTCTCTGTTTGACCTGCAAAAGAGAGAAAAAAGACAAATTCTGAACAGACTTTTAGGATTGGATGAAATTGGGGAAACGTTTGAAAGAACGAAAAAGTTCTTTCGCGTAATGGAATCCTTCAGAAACATTCTCCTCCAAGAGGAAGAAAACTTTCAAGAATTAGAAAAAGAGATAGAGCAAAGCAAAGTAGTAGTTAAGGAGAAGGAGAAAAAATTTAAGGAAACGCAAAGAACCCTAAAAGAAGAAAAAGAACTCTTAAAAAAGCAAGAAGATATTTTGCAAAAGTTAAACGAAAAAGAGAAAAATGCTGCGCTGTTAAAATCTGAAATAGAGAACTGCGAAAAAAGAATAGAAGAAGTGGAAAAAGAGAAGAAAGGGATAGAGGAAAAAATCGGAAAGATAGAACAACTTAAGAAGGAGCTGCCTGCACTGAAAGAAGCGATAAAAATCCTCCCCCCCCTCCACCAAATCCGCCAAATCCTCACAGGCGTTGCAGAAAAGAAAAAAGACTTGGTTGAGAAGAAAAAAACGTTAGAAAAACTGACAGAGCTAAACAAAGAGTTAAAAGATATAGAAACCTCGCTCCCCGAACTCAAGAAACAGCTACAGGAAATTTCTGAAAAGCTTAAAGGGTTAACAAACCTCCTTCCTTCTGTCCAAAAAGAAATCAAAGAGATGGAAGAAAAAAGAAGAGAAAAACTAAAATTAGAAACGCAACTACTCTCAATAGAAAAAGAACTTAAAAGTGCCAGAGAAAAGCTCCTTTCCCTCCAATCAAAACCAAAACTATCGGAAGATAAATTCACCGAACTCAAAGAAAAACTTAGAGCGGTAGAAAAGGAAGAAAGCCTAAAAGAGGCAAAACTTAAAGAGTTAGAAAAACGCTTGAAAGAACTTGAAAGTTTAGAAACAAACACTTGTCCGGTCTGCCTATCTCCTTTATCTACAGAAAAAAGGAAAGAGCTAATAAAAACCTCCGTTGAAGAAATTAAACAAATCAGGAAGGAGATAGAAACGCTGAAAAACAAAAAAGAACAGCTTGGAAAACAATTAAAAGAAGCGGAAAAAATCCTCACAAAACAAAAGCAGGAAGAAGCGTTAGAAAGAGAAATCACCCTAAACGTAAAAAACCTTGAACTGAAGGCAGAACAAATCAAAAAAAGCCTTCAAGCAATTCCTGTAGAAGAAAGCAAAATAGAAAAGCTACAAAAACGACTTGAGGAAATCCAAAAAGATGTAGCCTCTCTCAAAGAAAAAGAGAAATTCCTTGAACTGCAGATAAAAGAAAAGGAAAAAAGAAAAGAGGAAATTGAGAAAACGATAGAACAGCACGATATAAAAACCCTTGAAAGAGAGGTGAAAAGCTTAGAAGAGTCTATACAACAAGCACTGAATGAGGCAAAAAACATAAAACAGCTCTGGAATCTTGACGTTTCATCACTTCAAGAAGTCAACAGAAAAGTTGAAGAACTTTTAAAACTTAAGGAAGAAAAAGATAGAATAGAAGGAGAAATTCGCTCACTTCCCGACTACGAAAAAGCACTGAAAGAAAAGGAAGAAACCCTAACAGCACTGAAAAAACGATTAAACGAACTACAAAAACAGCTAAAGGAGTTGAACTTTAACGTAGAAGAATACGAAACGATGAAGGAAACGGTAAAAAGAGAAAGAGAAAAAGTAGAAGCCTTAGAGAAAGAAGCGTCAAAACTTTCCGGCGAAATCTCAACGTACAAAAAGGTAATTGCTGAAAAAGAGGAAAAATTAAAACAGAGAGAAAAGCTAAAAAGTGAATTAGCAAGAACGGAAGACACGTTGAGAATTTTAAAGTCTGTTTTAGAAGGGCTACATCCGGAGAGGGGATTTTTAACGCAAGTCCGTAAAGAGTTACTACCTGAAATTTCTCATTACTGCAGCGAATTTTTTGAAGAGTTTGATTTTGAATTTGGCGACGTAACGATATCGGAAGATTTAAGCGTAACGGCAAGAGGACTTGGAGGACAGCTAACGCTGAACGAGTTTTCAGGCGGACAGCAGATAGCCTTCGCCCTATCCCTAAGATTTGCCCTTGCAAAATACTTCTCTCAAAGATTTGACCTGCTCATACTTGACGAACCAACCATTCATCTTGACCAGCAGAGAAGACAGGCTTTAACCGACCTGCTTCAGAAGTTAAAGACGAAAATCCCCCAAATGATTATTGTTACCCACGACCCGGAATTAGAGGTGGTGGGGGATGTTGTGGTGAAGGTGGAGAAGGTGGGGGGATTTTCGGAGGTAAAAGTTGAAACCTGA
- a CDS encoding mechanosensitive ion channel family protein — protein sequence MKPEFLFITVIAAFLMTDFLIEIKAKRYTKEQSIVKVFISLIGAFLFSSLTFLIPKAVSDFKTASIIKDILLLSATLYIVRAINVLSPSKGIRKFIPYAVFLLAFLSHVVSLTLKLPPNATIFLTHLNRAFILLGILLILLQLEEKLPPTLNRLLSILTVFLSLLAFLLWETGKLSPDVTFLKKLTVAVFITSVYIFAIRKTDTYLSFIKRKAEEDYNSIKFNVQALLTAIYAVALKKILSTTPPFNSIFQQLKDTYLINNDLIKINIDNVLISIITAVFLFSLLNIGKKLIKFFFPENRRDVEGASAEALIFNLGVLINVIILLSTLGITWKVLLPVAGTLGVGLGFGLQTIMNNYVSGFILLFSKKLKVGDIVELPSISVTTLGKPENSVFGKIEDIGILSTIARTNDGVEISIPNSQFISSPIVNFSYRDPLVRIRIPIGVAYSSDPKTVKQILLSVAEEVDEIRKIPPPTVWFEELGDSALIFTTVVWTDIRKNARIKNVISNFYFKAWYKLKEANIEIPFPQNDVWFRNKLKVEIFKSTSLDSRLT from the coding sequence TTGAAACCTGAATTCCTATTCATAACTGTAATAGCCGCATTCTTAATGACGGATTTTTTAATTGAAATAAAGGCAAAACGTTATACTAAAGAACAGTCAATAGTAAAAGTTTTTATCTCTCTAATCGGAGCCTTCCTCTTTTCTTCCTTAACGTTTTTAATTCCTAAAGCGGTATCAGACTTCAAAACCGCCTCAATAATTAAAGACATCCTTCTACTTTCCGCAACCCTTTACATAGTAAGAGCTATTAACGTTCTTTCCCCATCAAAAGGAATAAGAAAGTTCATCCCTTATGCCGTCTTTTTATTGGCATTTCTTTCACACGTTGTTTCTTTGACGCTAAAACTCCCTCCAAATGCAACAATTTTCTTGACACACCTCAATAGAGCATTCATACTGTTAGGAATTCTGCTAATACTACTCCAGTTAGAAGAAAAACTTCCACCTACACTAAACAGGTTACTCTCCATACTAACGGTGTTCCTATCCCTTCTGGCATTTCTGCTCTGGGAAACGGGAAAACTATCTCCCGATGTAACTTTTCTTAAAAAACTAACTGTAGCGGTATTTATCACTTCAGTTTACATTTTTGCAATCAGAAAAACAGATACCTACCTGAGTTTCATCAAAAGGAAAGCAGAAGAAGACTACAACAGCATAAAGTTTAACGTTCAAGCGTTGCTGACCGCCATCTACGCAGTAGCTCTGAAAAAAATCCTCTCCACCACTCCCCCTTTCAACTCCATCTTTCAACAACTAAAAGATACATATCTAATAAATAACGACCTCATAAAAATCAACATAGACAACGTTTTAATAAGCATAATAACCGCCGTATTTCTCTTTTCCCTCCTAAACATAGGAAAGAAACTAATCAAGTTTTTCTTCCCCGAAAACAGAAGAGACGTTGAAGGCGCATCAGCAGAAGCTCTCATATTCAACTTAGGAGTCCTAATTAACGTAATAATCCTGCTTTCTACTTTAGGAATAACGTGGAAAGTCCTTCTCCCTGTAGCAGGAACGTTGGGCGTAGGACTGGGATTCGGACTTCAAACGATAATGAACAACTACGTTAGCGGATTTATTCTCCTCTTTAGCAAAAAATTAAAAGTAGGAGACATCGTTGAACTTCCATCAATATCGGTAACAACCTTAGGCAAACCTGAAAATTCCGTTTTCGGCAAAATAGAAGATATTGGAATACTATCAACCATAGCAAGAACAAACGATGGAGTTGAAATTTCTATACCAAACTCTCAATTTATAAGCTCACCGATAGTGAACTTCTCGTACAGAGACCCTTTAGTGAGAATCCGAATTCCTATAGGTGTTGCCTACTCCTCAGACCCCAAAACTGTTAAACAGATACTCCTTTCAGTAGCCGAAGAAGTAGATGAAATTAGAAAAATCCCCCCACCCACCGTCTGGTTTGAAGAGTTGGGAGACAGCGCTCTGATATTTACTACAGTAGTCTGGACGGATATAAGGAAAAACGCGCGAATTAAAAACGTAATAAGTAACTTTTACTTCAAAGCGTGGTACAAACTCAAAGAAGCCAACATAGAAATTCCATTCCCTCAAAACGATGTTTGGTTCAGAAACAAACTAAAGGTTGAAATTTTTAAATCCACTTCTCTCGACAGCAGACTAACTTAG
- a CDS encoding nucleotidyltransferase family protein: protein MVKTGKKVSKECIYKQLKKLKPILEQNFGVVKIGIFGSVARGDNTVNSDVDILVEIQKTKFSLIDFVKLKQFLEEKLECKVDLVMKRAIKPKLKKDILNEVIYV from the coding sequence ATGGTAAAAACAGGCAAAAAAGTTAGCAAAGAATGTATATACAAACAGCTTAAAAAACTGAAGCCAATACTTGAACAGAATTTCGGGGTAGTAAAAATCGGTATTTTCGGCTCCGTCGCCCGCGGAGATAACACTGTGAACAGTGATGTTGACATATTGGTCGAAATTCAAAAAACAAAATTCAGTCTTATTGATTTTGTCAAGCTCAAACAGTTTTTAGAAGAAAAACTTGAATGCAAAGTAGACCTCGTTATGAAAAGAGCGATTAAACCGAAACTAAAAAAAGACATCTTAAATGAGGTCATATATGTCTAA
- a CDS encoding HepT-like ribonuclease domain-containing protein produces the protein MSKKKSPAVYLEDILESIKKIEKYTKGMSKEEFFSNDLIIDGVIRNLEIIGEATKKLPTTLKENHSHIPWKEIAGMRDILIHDYSGVDAQVIWDTIKEDLPTLKKQIQEILKQIP, from the coding sequence ATGTCTAAAAAGAAGTCTCCTGCTGTCTATTTAGAAGACATCTTAGAATCTATTAAAAAAATAGAAAAATACACAAAAGGTATGTCAAAAGAAGAGTTCTTCTCAAATGACCTCATCATAGATGGCGTAATAAGAAACTTAGAAATAATCGGAGAAGCTACCAAAAAACTCCCCACAACACTTAAAGAAAACCACTCCCATATTCCTTGGAAAGAAATAGCAGGAATGCGAGATATCCTTATCCACGACTACTCAGGCGTAGACGCCCAAGTTATTTGGGATACGATAAAAGAAGATTTACCTACTCTAAAGAAACAGATTCAGGAAATACTAAAACAAATTCCTTAA
- a CDS encoding PhoH family protein has product MIKVILELSPEDFYTIVGHHEENLKKIAKILNINLGSRGNEIMINGSAEGEEKAKEFFKGLETLIKSGHKITKSDMDMYITQLSSREKVEIEANKEIVKTFRGKKILPKTPTQKRYVQAIEKNDIVFGVGPAGTGKTYLAVAVAVSYFRKGKVNRLILTRPAVEAGEKLGFLPGTLQEKIDPYLKPLYDALFEMMEPEKVNALLERNVFEIAPLAYMRGRTLNDAFIILDEAQNTTKEQMKMFLTRLGFGSKVVITGDITQIDLPSKERSGLVEALKILKGIDGIEIVEFTRQDVVRHRLVQEIIKAYEEYEAGTKG; this is encoded by the coding sequence TTGATAAAAGTAATCCTTGAGCTAAGCCCAGAAGATTTTTACACCATAGTCGGACATCACGAAGAAAACCTTAAGAAGATAGCAAAAATTTTGAACATCAACTTGGGTTCCCGCGGCAACGAAATAATGATAAACGGCAGCGCTGAAGGTGAAGAGAAAGCAAAAGAATTCTTTAAAGGTCTGGAAACCTTAATAAAGTCTGGACACAAAATTACAAAAAGCGATATGGATATGTACATAACTCAGCTTTCAAGCAGAGAAAAAGTAGAAATAGAAGCAAACAAGGAAATAGTAAAAACCTTTAGAGGTAAAAAAATCCTCCCCAAAACCCCCACCCAAAAAAGGTACGTCCAAGCAATAGAAAAAAACGATATCGTTTTCGGCGTAGGACCAGCAGGAACGGGTAAAACCTACCTCGCAGTTGCCGTCGCAGTATCTTACTTCAGAAAAGGTAAAGTAAATAGATTAATCCTTACAAGACCTGCGGTGGAAGCCGGTGAAAAGTTGGGTTTTTTACCGGGAACGCTTCAAGAAAAGATAGACCCATACTTAAAACCCCTTTACGATGCCCTCTTTGAAATGATGGAACCGGAAAAGGTAAACGCCCTTCTTGAAAGGAACGTCTTTGAAATAGCGCCCCTTGCCTACATGAGAGGAAGAACGCTGAACGACGCATTCATAATCTTAGACGAAGCTCAAAACACAACAAAAGAACAGATGAAAATGTTTTTAACGAGGTTAGGTTTTGGCTCAAAGGTAGTAATAACCGGTGATATCACTCAAATAGACCTTCCATCAAAAGAACGTTCAGGACTTGTAGAAGCACTGAAAATACTAAAAGGCATAGACGGAATAGAAATTGTAGAATTTACAAGGCAGGACGTAGTAAGACACAGACTCGTTCAGGAGATAATAAAGGCTTATGAAGAGTATGAAGCAGGAACAAAAGGATAA
- a CDS encoding HD family phosphohydrolase, translating to MKSMKQEQKDNYQIYGFVLLAAIIVTVIMLPFNVVNVPLLKPGQVSPTDIRSPYTLKIKDVKATLKLKEEAKQKVLPVFKHHAVENQVLKEVESAGNFTENEKKYLEEILKLYYRRGIVNQIPNGYSRVKIITAKGEKVVNADRFIKLNQIKNYLRQDLSQFINKNRAEEIVNKVGKLIKPNYVYQKELTETLWSEAESKVKPVYITLKKGEILVRKGEKVTPETAAKIKLIREEKEKGRGVNKYLSLTLLSLILFYLLVKLYRITSPSAFNVKNVLFSFCTVTLDILLIRIFTYLSKLIVESLNLPVNEHLLYVPIVTSTIFASMFITKKVATIHVFPVSILPAFLLPKPELFIIPVAVGGIFSCFDSRKYRSREMIYKSAFTMGLFASLLQEIILIYYYGLTLKPENIVFPILSLTGAGITAVVVNGLSPLLINIFKFTTDMVYMELINLNHPLLRKLVLKAPGTYSHSVMVATLAEAAAETIGANALLAKAGGLFHDIGKLKNPQAFIENQTNGINIHDKLPPEKSAAILRSHVEYGEELGRKYNLPEKVIDIIKQHHGTKLMKYFYHKAKELYGDKVDEKKFRYPGPKPQFKEAGIVLLADTVEAAIRSMKDKDFNLEEAIHKLIMDEVEDGQLTQSGLSLKDISLIEKVFKKVLSGIYHNRVEYPEEESGGENGRSR from the coding sequence ATGAAGAGTATGAAGCAGGAACAAAAGGATAACTATCAGATATACGGCTTTGTTCTTTTAGCAGCGATAATCGTAACCGTTATAATGCTGCCTTTTAACGTTGTAAACGTTCCTCTTTTAAAACCGGGGCAGGTAAGCCCTACAGACATTCGTTCCCCCTATACGTTGAAGATTAAAGACGTAAAAGCAACCCTAAAACTTAAAGAGGAAGCAAAACAGAAAGTTCTACCCGTATTCAAACACCACGCCGTTGAAAATCAAGTACTCAAAGAAGTAGAAAGCGCCGGCAACTTTACAGAGAACGAGAAAAAATACCTTGAAGAGATATTAAAACTTTACTACAGAAGGGGAATCGTCAACCAGATACCTAACGGCTACAGCAGAGTAAAAATAATAACGGCAAAAGGCGAAAAGGTAGTAAACGCCGACAGATTTATAAAACTCAACCAGATTAAAAACTACCTCAGGCAGGATTTATCTCAGTTCATAAACAAAAACCGGGCAGAAGAGATAGTAAATAAAGTGGGAAAACTGATTAAACCAAACTACGTCTATCAGAAGGAACTAACAGAAACGCTCTGGTCTGAAGCGGAAAGCAAGGTAAAGCCCGTCTATATTACCCTCAAAAAGGGAGAAATATTAGTCAGGAAAGGGGAAAAAGTCACACCTGAAACGGCTGCAAAGATTAAACTCATACGCGAAGAGAAAGAGAAAGGCAGAGGCGTCAACAAATACCTTTCTTTAACGCTCCTTTCCCTTATACTCTTTTACTTACTTGTTAAACTCTACAGAATAACAAGTCCTTCGGCTTTCAACGTCAAAAACGTTCTTTTCTCTTTCTGCACCGTAACGTTAGACATACTCCTTATTAGGATATTCACCTACCTGTCAAAACTGATAGTTGAAAGCCTGAATTTACCGGTAAACGAACACCTGCTTTACGTTCCAATAGTTACGTCAACGATATTCGCATCTATGTTTATAACGAAGAAAGTTGCAACAATTCACGTCTTTCCGGTTTCCATACTGCCTGCTTTTCTTTTACCTAAACCAGAGCTCTTTATTATTCCGGTGGCAGTGGGTGGGATTTTTTCCTGTTTTGATTCAAGAAAGTACAGAAGCAGAGAGATGATATACAAAAGCGCCTTCACAATGGGTCTATTCGCTTCCCTCCTCCAAGAAATTATCCTTATTTACTACTACGGATTAACTTTAAAGCCTGAAAATATCGTTTTCCCGATTCTTTCACTTACAGGTGCTGGCATCACAGCAGTAGTAGTTAACGGTTTAAGTCCTTTACTTATCAACATTTTCAAATTTACAACGGATATGGTTTATATGGAACTTATCAATCTTAACCACCCTCTCTTGAGGAAATTAGTACTAAAAGCACCCGGCACTTACAGCCACTCAGTTATGGTAGCAACGCTTGCTGAAGCAGCAGCAGAAACGATTGGCGCAAACGCCCTTTTAGCAAAAGCAGGCGGTCTGTTTCACGATATAGGAAAACTTAAAAACCCTCAAGCTTTCATAGAAAACCAGACAAACGGTATCAACATACACGATAAGCTACCGCCGGAAAAGAGCGCTGCAATACTGCGCTCTCACGTTGAGTACGGAGAGGAGTTGGGCAGGAAGTATAACCTGCCAGAAAAAGTTATAGATATCATTAAACAGCACCACGGAACAAAACTGATGAAATACTTCTACCACAAAGCTAAGGAATTATACGGTGATAAAGTTGATGAAAAAAAATTTAGATATCCAGGACCGAAACCTCAGTTCAAAGAAGCAGGAATCGTTCTCTTAGCAGACACCGTTGAAGCTGCGATAAGGTCTATGAAAGACAAAGATTTCAATTTAGAAGAAGCAATTCACAAACTAATAATGGATGAAGTTGAAGATGGTCAGTTAACCCAGAGCGGACTTTCACTGAAGGATATATCTTTAATAGAAAAAGTATTCAAGAAAGTTCTATCTGGGATATACCACAACAGAGTGGAGTATCCTGAAGAGGAAAGTGGAGGAGAGAATGGAAGAAGTAGGTAA
- a CDS encoding DUF2905 domain-containing protein has translation MEEVGKMLVYGGILLIITGLFIIIISKAGSGFPIGRLPGDIYIKKDNFVFYFPLGTSLLISFLLSALSFLFFLIMRKQ, from the coding sequence ATGGAAGAAGTAGGTAAGATGCTGGTGTATGGGGGGATTTTACTTATAATAACAGGACTTTTCATTATCATAATATCAAAAGCAGGCAGTGGGTTTCCTATCGGAAGATTACCAGGAGACATATATATCAAAAAGGATAATTTCGTATTCTACTTTCCACTTGGAACAAGCTTATTGATAAGTTTCCTACTTTCTGCACTTTCCTTTCTTTTCTTTCTAATCATGAGGAAACAATGA